One part of the Populus alba chromosome 18, ASM523922v2, whole genome shotgun sequence genome encodes these proteins:
- the LOC118059429 gene encoding uncharacterized protein isoform X2, which translates to MDKNKSRTDLLAAGRKKLQQFRQKKDSKGSSSSHGRSSKKSSTSEKHESDADEASSTGKAAGLKQVHEWEVKSQSDPDSGRVDSLLSPSSGGPDLDLDLDVVAVDLPSIPLTPETRVAETALDHDAGSAAEEGRADENHIDSSKPDEGESSQSIDDKAARVVPLGSSDIPDSEAKTKHDDAFVSVDMSAPHKLIDTMDGTTVTGEAESQDGEDGMWPLPPQEDTPDTSSIQARGNQDADGLDSKHFGGSSDLELEGDRRLSFSGHGEIAKCAGETASEQIHVEEAAASQSKQSDGVDDASVSASATDMSDGLVASTLAISEADGSAGVIHEATNQHGKVVDIGPSTVENVEILSGYGYCGNDGESVQSDRLVTEASSPQYFPEDSFVFVAESDKKPLLNKLASTSDGYAMSPLGDLGQITFLQLIEVIKGLNEDEFRLLLESRGSVSNVELGTPSSFSSQNGFPGLLERLREELFLTKCMKDILQLQLSEQSNLQIENDHHLHQLDDEISVLHASLKEARERGNSLAEELAECRSELQASCSGREELEQQFHEAKVQVEEVSARAYKLQNSLEMSQSELLRLSKELTNSQDFVAALQVEVENLNGSLVSLTEERKIVEEGKNSCLHENEKLLNELADCKSLIAALQTESSNLRGTVASMTDEKIKLNGEKEYLADCHDKICLELSDCKGLVEALQVENLKLSGSLAMATEERKKLEEDVSYSAQERDRLSSELLVLHDELSKDHAECLQFESELKEMTTRLEQLTEENIFLSSNLDIHKVKLQEIEDLQAQKSSLVGKAANPVGSLETQSKVWENASDVEHDGEATFSMSEKSMSGNFEVGPPLALLGQEVFDDSLGFVALKGHLEEAGKVLQGLEKEIEVVHSHSVSLTRAGGKSASPAVSKLIQAFESKGQHDENEAEDGSMKEDQSPATDPFASMKEHTGNLKAILKRLTLDAKNASLMFKTERDDISIANCTIRELKFQAEALKEHNDNLEATNIELGVLYEAAKQQLSDFNEKNNKLEALCDSLRQQEFSLKAENSEFGRKLSDCELKIEDLQSQLHGLQKSSDEKASVLHDELAKSQMEAAERALTVEQEWNSTVAQIIEAVDRLDVSTGFLLTSTTSMPSHGSLDVSSHVTASVNAATNMIQDLKEKLEASSRDHETASNLFNGVSEKCNELLGKSELANVTLHKLYSELRKIVIDSCGYVEESNLQDEEFPDTVDYIRFKALLEELENALAERLQLQSANKKLNSELMSQIKDIEELNRRCHDFSSIQRLIEDVEGEVKLENGGADSETTPVSHLESLVSFLVHKYKEAKEQVNSSREEFGSKVLEMTELQKEIHQLTGLTLQHENEILVLKEHLTQAEEALVAMRSEWQEKVSELQQSEQRVSSIREKLSIAVAKGKGLVVQRDSLKQSLAETSGELDRCSQELQLKDSRLHEIEAKLKTYSEAGGRVEALESELSYIRNSATALRESFLLKDSVLQRIEEILEDLDLPEHFHSRDIIEKVDWLARSATANTLLPTDWDQKSSVGGSHSDTGFVVTDTWKEDVQSGSNSGDDLRRKYEELQSKFYGLAEQNEMLEQSLMERNNLVQRWEERLARINLPSHLRLAEPEDRIEWLENALSEASHDRNSLLQKVDELENYCRSVTADLEESQDRVSHLIAELQESSKRVSDLERDLQAVILERENLFERLEILTSDVEKLSARTVQFELDNEKLQNEASALQEKLVDKLGIEECIQSINDEIRRMQDLVCDALQDPGAKDFISDGSSTECLERLLRKLLENYTTLSSAKSVPVEAVVDHHAKGTDANFIEGQTRDILDSEKSDAALLKRDAWGNEEENGDSLKKELEETLSELACVKEERDRDREKQQSLICEVEAKEKKILELQELLHQEEQKSTSVREKLNVAVRKGKLLVQQRDSLKQTIEEMNAELVLLKSQIKDRENALADNEQKMRDLATYPERVEALEADSSLLRNHLAETEHLLQEKGHTLTMMLNVLGDVDVGAEIYSNDPIEKLGYMGKLCCDLHAAVASAEQESKKSGRAAELLLAELNEVQDRNDSLQEELAKASIEISEISKERDTAEAAKLEALSRLERSFTVHAQEKRKQYSELAVLKSMADKLRKSFSDINDLLGGVFTMELEFLQNVEAGMASCVKRTETNLAVLVPPFSRADGITFNISENMDNLSVEFSSQSSMPDDFDDNFIIEVCNTVQELMKEIGAVKVILGEHSGALHNQARNLSKLIGILHGEMISQKESIEALERENKHVKSAEKEKEREIVVLLRNISLLYDACTSSIMEIENRKAEVSGNALATGDMAVNWKPARFADGGGHNFPSEEHFKTMAERLSVAVKDFLSIKGDITEGEKKEMKVMISNLQKELQEKDIQRERICMELVSQIKEAESAVTSYSLDLQSSRTRIYDLEKQVDVMEEERELLKQRVKELQDGQAISADLQERVRSLTDVLAAKEQEIETLMQALDEEEVQMEDLTSKTKELEKILQQKNLDIENLEASRGKALKKLSITVNKFDELHHFSESLLAEVEKLQSQLQERDAEISFLRQEVTRCTNEVLVASQMSSKRNSDDIHELLMWLDTLVSQAGMQDVNLYDSSTAPEHKELLQKKITSIVSKLEDLQVVAQSRDTLVQTERNKVDELTRRIENLESSLREKESQLNMLEGVEGLGQTTNSVSEIVEVEPVINKWVAPVPSSSSQVRNLRKVNNDQVAIAIDEDPVGKNSLEDEDDDKVHGFKSLTTSRIVPKFTRPVSDMIDGLWVSCDRALMRRPALRLCIIIYWAILHTLLATFAV; encoded by the exons CTTCAGCAATTTCGCCAGAAGAAGGACAGTAAAGGCAGTAGTAGTAGCCATGGAAGATCCTCGAAAAAGTCTAGCACGTCGGAGAAGCATGAATCTGACGCTGATGAAGCGTCGAGTACTGGAAAAGCAGCAGGATTGAAACAGGTTCATGAATGGGAAGTTAAATCTCAGAGTGATCCTGATTCGGGAAGGGTAGATTCTTTGTTGTCTCCATCTTCTGGGGGTCCTGATCTCGATCTTGATCTTGATGTTGTGGCTGTTGATCTGCCTTCAATTCCTCTGACACCTGAAACAAGAGTAGCCGAAACAGCTTTGGATCATGATGCTGGCAGTGCTGCGGAGGAAGGCAGGGCTGATGAGAATCATATTGATTCCTCAAAACCTGATGAAGGGGAAAGTAGCCAGTCTATTGATGATAAGGCTGCAAGAGTTGTTCCTTTAGGAAGCTCAGATATTCCAGATTCTGAAGCAAAAACCAAACATGATGATGCATTTGTGAGCGTAGACATGTCAGCCCCTCATAAATTAATTGATACCATGGATGGCACAACTGTTACAGGTGAAGCAGAGAGCCAAGATGGGGAAGACGGCATGTGGCCATTGCCACCACAAGAAGATACCCCTGATACATCCTCAATACAAGCAAGGGGAAATCAG GATGCTGATGGTTTGGACTCAAAGCATTTTGGTGGAAGCAGTGATTTAGAGCTTGAAGGAGACAGGAGGCTTTCTTTCTCTGGGCATGGTGAAATTGCCAAATGTGCTGGAGAGACAGCTTCAGAACAGATCCACGTGGAGGAAGCAGCAGCTTCTCAATCAAAGCAAAGTGATGGGGTAGATGATGCTTCTGTTTCTGCAAGTGCAACTGACATGTCAGATGGGCTAGTGGCATCTACTTTGGCTATTTCAGAGGCTGATGGAAGTGCAGGTGTTATCCATGAAGCCACGAATCAACATGGGAAAGTTGTTGATATAGGTCCATCTACTGTAGAAAATGTGGAAATTCTGTCCGGGTATGGATATTGTGGAAATGATGGGGAAAGTGTTCAATCTGATAGGTTGGTTACAGAAGCATCTAGTCCACAATATTTTCCCGAGGATTCTTTTGTGTTTGTTGCTGAAAGTGACAAAAAGCCTCTTTTAAATAAACTAGCTAGTACATCTGATGGATATGCTATGTCTCCTCTTGGTGATTTGGGCCAAATCACTTTCTTGCAGCTGATAGAGGTGATAAAGGGACTTAATGAAGACGAGTTTAGGTTACTGCTTGAGTCTCGGGGATCAGTTTCTAATGTTGAGTTGGGGACTCCCAGTTCGTTCTCATCACAAAATGGCTTTCCAGGTTTGTTGGAGAGACTTAGAGAAGAATTGTTCCTCACAAAGTGCATGAAAGATATCCTTCAATTGCAACTTTCTGAACAGTCTAATCTACAAATAGAGAATGATCACCATTTGCATCAATTGGATGATGAAATATCTGTGCTTCATGCATCACTCAAAGAAGCTCGTGAGAGGGGTAACTCCCTTGCTGAAGAGCTTGCAGAATGCAGATCTGAACTTCAGGCTAGTTGTAGTGGGAGGGAGGAGCTTGAGCAGCAATTTCACGAAGCAAAGGTGCAAGTCGAGGAAGTTTCTGCTAGAGCATACAAGTTGCAGAATAGTCTGGAGATGTCTCAATCAGAATTATTGAGACTATCCAAGGAATTGACCAACAGCCAGGATTTTGTTGCAGCCTTGCAGGTGGAAGTTGAAAACTTAAATGGCAGTCTTGTTTCCTTGACCGAGGAGAGAAAGATAGTTGAGGAGGGAAAAAATTCTTGTCTCCATGAGAATGAGAAGCTGTTGAATGAATTAGCTGACTGCAAGAGTTTGATAGCAGCTTTGCAGACGGAAAGTTCCAACTTGAGGGGAACTGTTGCTTCAATGACAGATGAGAAAATCAAGCTCAATGGGGAAAAGGAGTACCTTGCTGATTGTCATGATAAGATTTGCCTGGAGTTATCTGATTGTAAGGGTTTGGTGGAAGCTCTACAGGTGGAAAATCTGAAATTAAGTGGGAGCCTTGCTATGGCtacagaagagagaaagaaacttGAAGAGGACGTGAGTTATTCAGCCCAGGAGAGAGATAGACTTTCATCCGAGCTTCTTGTCCTTCATGATGAGTTATCTAAAGATCATGCAGAATGCTTGCAGTTTGAATCTGAGCTAAAAGAGATGACAACGCGTCTTGAACAACTGACGgaggaaaatatatttcttagcAGCAATCTGGATATACATAAAGTTAAGCTACAAGAAATTGAAGACTTGCAAGCCCAAAAGTCATCCCTGGTTGGCAAAGCTGCGAATCCAGTTGGAAGTTTGGAAACACAGAGCAAGGTTTGGGAGAATGCATCTGATGTTGAGCATGATGGTGAAGCTACCTTTTCAATGTCTGAGAAATCCATGTCTGGTAACTTTGAAGTAGGTCCGCCACTAGCACTGTTGGGGCAGGAAGTCTTTGATGATTCCTTGGGTTTTGTAGCCTTGAAGGGACACCTTGAGGAGGCAGGAAAAGTTTTGCAAGGTCTTGAAAAGGAAATTGAAGTGGTGCACTCTCATTCGGTATCACTAACTAGAGCTGGTGGTAAAAGTGCATCTCCTGCAGTGTCAAAACTAATTCAAGCTTTTGAGTCAAAGGGACAACACGATGAGAATGAGGCAGAGGATGGTTCCATGAAAGAGGATCAATCACCAGCAACAGATCCTTTTGCTTCAATGAAAGAACACACAGGAAATTTGAAGGCAATCCTTAAGCGATTAACTCTAGATGCTAAGAATGCCAGTTTAATGTTCAAGACGGAGAGAGATGATATAAGCATTGCTAATTGCACTATCAGGGAGCTCAAGTTTCAGGCTGAAGCCCTGAAGGAACACAATGATAATTTGGAAGCAACCAACATCGAACTTGGTGTTCTTTATGAAGCTGCAAAGCAACAATTGTctgattttaatgaaaaaaacaacaagcttGAAGCTCTTTGTGATTCCCTGAGACAACAAGAATTCAGTCTTAAAGCAGAAAATTCTGAGTTTGGCAGAAAACTGAGTGACTGCGAATTGAAAATTGAAGATTTGCAGAGTCAGTTGCATGGTTTACAGAAAAGTTCAGATGAGAAGGCTTCCGTACTTCATGATGAACTAGCAAAATCCCAAATGGAAGCAGCTGAGAGGGCATTGACAGTTGAGCAGGAATGGAATTCAACCGTTGCCCAGATTATTGAAGCAGTTGATAGGCTAGATGTCTCTACTGGATTTTTGCTCACCTCCACCACCTCAATGCCCAGTCATGGTTCCTTGGATGTAAGTAGTCATGTTACTGCCTCTGTTAATGCTGCTACAAATATGATACAGGATCTGAAGGAGAAACTTGAAGCTTCTTCCAGAGACCATGAAACTGCCTCTAACTTATTCAATGGAGTGAGTGAGAAGTGCAATGAGTTGCTTGGAAAAAGTGAGTTGGCTAATGTCACTTTGCATAAGCTGTACTCTGAGCTAAGAAAAATTGTGATTGATTCATGTGGTTATGTGGAAGAAAGTAATTTACAAGATGAGGAATTTCCTGACACTGTAGATTATATTAGATTCAAAGCGCTTTTGGAGGAATTGGAGAATGCTTTGGCTGAGAGGCTACAACTTCAGTCTGCAAACAAGAAACTTAACTCTGAGTTGATGAGTCAAATAAAAGATATTGAGGAACTGAACAGAAGGTGCCATGATTTTAGTTCCATTCAAAGGCTAATTGAAGATGTTGAGGGTGAAGTGAAACTTGAAAATGGTGGGGCAGACTCAGAGACGACACCTGTTTCCCATCTGGAGTCATTGGTGTCTTTCCTTGTGCACAAATACAAGGAGGCTAAGGAGCAGGTTAACTCATCTAGAGAAGAGTTTGGTTCTAAGGTACTGGAAATGACAGAACTGCAGAAGGAGATACATCAGTTAACTGGGTTGACGCTTCAGCATGAGAATGAAATCCTTGTACTTAAGGAGCATTTGACCCAGGCTGAGGAAGCTCTTGTTGCTATGCGATCTGAGTGGCAGGAGAAAGTAAGTGAACTCCAACAGTCAGAGCAGAGGGTATCATCCATTAGAGAGAAGCTTAGCATAGCTGTTGCCAAGGGGAAGGGGCTGGTTGTGCAGCGTGACAGTCTCAAGCAGTCCCTGGCAGAGACATCTGGTGAATTGGACAGATGCTCACAGGAGTTACAGCTGAAAGATTCCAGGCTGCATGAAATTGAAGCAAAACTGAAGACCTATTCAGAGGCTGGTGGGCGTGTGGAAGCTCTGGAATCTGAACTTTCATACATCCGCAACTCAGCTACTGCACTGAGAGAATCTTTTCTTCTAAAAGACTCGGTACTCCAGAGGATAGAGGAGATTTTAGAAGATCTGGATCTGCCAGAGCATTTCCATTCAAGAGATATAATCGAAAAGGTCGATTGGTTAGCAAGATCAGCAACTGCAAACACTTTACTGCCTACAGATTGGGACCAAAAAAGCTCAGTTGGGGGTTCACATTCTGATACTGGTTTTGTTGTCACAGATACCTGGAAAGAGGATGTACAGTCTGGCTCAAATTCAGGGGATGATTTGAGAAGAAAATATGAGGAGCTTCAAAGTAAGTTTTATGGCTTGGCTGAACAAAATGAAATGCTGGAACAATCCTTGATGGAAAGGAACAACTTGGTTCAGAGATGGGAAGAACGTTTAGCTAGGATCAATTTGCCTTCCCACTTGCGGTTGGCCGAGCCAGAGGATCGGATTGAgtggttagaaaatgcactttCAGAGGCTAGCCATGATAGAAATTCTCTGCTGCAGAAGGTTGATGAACTTGAAAATTATTGCAGATCAGTTACTGCAGATTTGGAAGAGTCACAAGACAGAGTATCTCACCTAATTGCTGAGTTGCAGGAGTCATCAAAGAGAGTATCTGACCTTGAGAGAGACCTTCAAGCAGTTATCCTTGAGAGAGAGAACCTTTTTGAAAGATTGGAGATTCTGACTTCTGATGTTGAGAAACTTTCAGCAAGGACAGTCCAATTTGAACTCGACAATGAAAAACTGCAGAATGAAGCATCTGCTTTGCAGGAGAAATTGGTTGACAAGCTTGGGATTGAGGAGTGTATTCAGAGCATTAATGATGAGATAAGAAGGATGCAGGATTTGGTTTGTGATGCGTTGCAGGATCCTGGTGCAAAAGATTTTATATCTGATGGCAGCAGTACAGAGTGTCTGGAAAGATTACTGAGGAAGCTTTTAGAGAACTACACAACACTTTCTTCTGCAAAATCTGTGCCTGTCGAGGCAGTTGTAGATCACCATGCTAAAGGAACTGATGCCAATTTTATTGAAGGCCAAACTAGAGATATATTGGACTCTGAGAAATCTGATGCAGCTCTTCTGAAGAGAGATGCATGGGGTAATGAGGAAGAAAATGGGGATTCTCTGAAAAAAGAACTGGAAGAGACTTTGAGTGAACTGGCATGTGTGAAGGAGGAaagagacagagacagagagaagCAGCAGTCTTTGATTTGTGAAGTTGAAGCAAAGGAGAAAAAGATATTGGAGTTACAAGAGCTACTGCATCAGGAGGAACAGAAGTCTACTTCTGTGAGAGAGAAGCTGAACGTTGCTGTTAGAAAAGGGAAGTTATTGGTACAACAGCGTGATAGTCTGAAACAAACCATTGAAGAGATGAATGCGGAGTTGGTGCTCTTGAAATCTCAGATTAAGGACAGGGAAAATGCTCTTGCAGACAATGAACAGAAGATGAGAGACTTGGCCACTTACCCTGAAAGGGTGGAAGCCCTTGAAGCTGACAGTTCACTCTTGAGAAATCATTTGGCTGAAACTGAGCACCTTCTGCAGGAGAAAGGGCATACTTTAACCATGATGTTGAATGTTCTCGGGGACGTCGATGTTGGTGCTGAAATTTACAGCAATGATCCAATTGAAAAGTTGGGATACATGGGGAAACTATGCTGTGATTTGCATGCTGCTGTGGCTTCAGCCGAACAAGAATCTAAAAAATCTGGAAGAGCGGCAGAACTGCTGCTTGCTGAATTAAATGAAGTCCAAGACAGGAATGATAGTCTACAAGAGGAGCTGGCTAAAGCCAGTATTGAAATTTCAGAGATCTCCAAGGAAAGGGATACAGCGGAGGCTGCAAAACTGGAAGCTCTTTCACGTCTGGAAAGGTCGTTCACAGTTCATGCACaggagaaaaggaaacaatATTCAGAGCTTGCAGTGTTAAAATCTATGGCAGACAAACTCAGGAAAAGCTTCTCTGATATCAATGATCTACTGGGTGGTGTTTTCACCATGGAACTGGAATTTCTGCAAAATGTAGAGGCTGGTATGGCATCATGTGTTAAAAGAACAGAAACTAATCTTGCAGTTCTTGTTCCTCCTTTTAGCAGGGCTGATGGCATTACTTTCAACATTTCAGAAAACATG GACAACTTATCTGTGGAGTTTTCATCGCAATCCAGCATGCCAGATGATtttgatgataattttattattgaagttTGTAATACTGTGCAAGaattaatgaaagaaattgGTGCAGTTAAAGTAATATTAGGCGAACAttctggtgcattacataaccaAGCCAGAAATCTATCAAAATTGATTGGGATCCTTCACGGAGAAATGATTTCCCAAAAAGAGTCAATTGAGGCCCTGGAAAGAGAAAATAAGCATGTAAAATcagcagaaaaggaaaaggaaagggaaattGTTGTATTGCTCAGAAACATTAGTTTGCTTTATGACGCATGCACCAGTTCTATCATggaaatagaaaatagaaaagctGAAGTATCAGGAAATGCTTTGGCTACTGGTGACATGGCAGTGAACTGGAAACCTGCAAGATTCGCTGATGGTGGTGGGCATAATTTTCCATCTGAGGAGCATTTCAAGACCATGGCAGAAAGATTGTCCGTGGCAGTAAAGgattttttaagtataaaagGTGACATCACAGAgggtgaaaagaaagaaatgaaagtaATGATATCAAATTTGCAGAAAGAGCTTCAGGAGAAGGACATTCAAAGAGAGAGGATTTGCATGGAGCTAGTTAGTCAAATTAAGGAAGCAGAATCAGCTGTAACAAGCTACTCGCTAGATCTGCAATCTTCAAGAACTCGCATCTATGATTTGGAGAAACAGGTAGATGTGATGGAAGAGGAGCGGGAATTATTGAAGCAGAGAGTAAAGGAACTTCAAGATGGGCAAGCCATATCAGCAGATTTACAGGAGAGGGTCAGATCGCTGACCGATGTGCTTGCTGCAAAAGAGCAAG AAATTGAAACCCTGATGCAAGCTCTTGATGAGGAAGAGGTCCAGATGGAAGATttaactagcaaaacaaaagaactGGAAAAGATTTTGCAGCAAAAGAATTTGGACATTGAGAACCTTGAAGCTTCTCGTGGAAAGGCTCTGAAAAAGCTTTCCATCACTGTGAACAAGTTTGATGAGCTCCACCATTTTTCTGAAAGTCTCCTTGCTGAGGTTGAAAAACTTCAATCACAATTGCAAGAGCGTGATGCTGAAATATCTTTCTTAAGGCAAGAGGTCACTAGGTGCACCAATGAAGTTCTGGTTGCATCCCAGATGAGCAGCAAGAGAAATTCAGATGACATCCATGAATTGTTGATGTGGTTAGACACATTGGTTTCTCAAGCCGGGATGCAAGACGTTAATCTTTATGATAGCAGTACGGCACCTGAGCACAAGGAATTGCTCCAGAAGAAGATTACAAGCATTGTGTCTAAATTGGAGGATCTACAGGTGGTGGCTCAAAGCAGGGACACATTAGTGCAAACAGAAAGGAATAAAGTAGACGAGTTAACACGTCGAATAGAAAATCTTGAGAGCTCTTTACGTGAGAAAGAATCCCAATTAAATATGCTTGAAGGGGTTGAAGGTTTGGGACAGACAACCAACTCAGTCTCAGAAATTGTGGAAGTTGAACCGGTG ATCAACAAATGGGTAGCCCCTGTGCCCTCCAGTTCATCGCAAGTTCGCAATTTGCGCAAAGTCAACAATGATCAAGTTGCTATTGCTATAGATGAGGATCCTGTTGGCAAGAATAGTTTagaggatgaagatgatgataaag TTCATGGTTTCAAGTCGCTTACTACATCGAGAATTGTACCGAAGTTTACAAGACCTGTGTCTGACATGATAGATGGTCTATG GGTTTCTTGTGACCGGGCATTAATGCGTCGGCCTGCCCTACGTCTTTGTATAATTATCTACTGGGCTATCTTGCATACACTTCTTGCAACTTTTGCGGTTTAG